One Mixta gaviniae genomic window carries:
- a CDS encoding MBL fold metallo-hydrolase, which translates to MDYHIIPVTAFAQNCSLIWCGKTREAALVDPGGDAQLIKQQVAAQNVTVKAVLLTHGHLDHVGAAAELAAHYKVSIVGPHKLDAFWLDALPVQSQMFGLAECAPLTPDRWLEEGETVEVGETTLEVLHCPGHTPGHIVFFDRAGRLLISGDVIFSGGVGRTDFPQGDHQALIKAIKTKLLPLGDDITFIPGHGPISTLGRERISNPFLN; encoded by the coding sequence ATGGATTATCACATTATTCCCGTAACGGCGTTCGCGCAGAACTGTTCATTAATCTGGTGTGGCAAAACGCGCGAGGCGGCGCTGGTCGATCCGGGCGGCGATGCGCAGCTGATCAAACAGCAGGTGGCGGCGCAGAATGTGACGGTTAAAGCGGTACTGCTGACGCACGGCCATCTTGACCACGTTGGCGCGGCGGCAGAGCTGGCGGCGCACTACAAGGTATCGATAGTGGGGCCGCATAAACTGGACGCTTTCTGGCTGGATGCTTTGCCGGTGCAGAGCCAGATGTTTGGACTGGCGGAATGTGCCCCGTTAACGCCCGATCGCTGGCTGGAGGAGGGGGAGACGGTAGAGGTCGGAGAGACCACGCTGGAAGTCTTACACTGCCCCGGCCATACCCCCGGGCACATCGTCTTTTTTGATCGCGCGGGCCGCTTGCTGATCTCCGGCGATGTGATTTTTAGCGGCGGCGTAGGGCGCACCGATTTCCCACAGGGCGACCATCAGGCACTGATAAAGGCGATTAAAACTAAACTGCTGCCGCTTGGCGATGATATTACCTTTATTCCTGGCCACGGGCCGATATCAACGCTGGGGCGTGAACGCATCAGTAATCCTTTCTTAAACTGA
- a CDS encoding amino acid aminotransferase gives MFENISAAPADPILGLADLFRADDRPNKINLGIGVYKDETGQTPVLTSVKKAEQYLLENETTKNYLSIDGLADFARCTQALLFGQDSAIISEKRARTAQTPGGTGALRVAADFLATQTEAKRIWISNPSWPNHKNVFSAAGLEVCEYHYYDAENHQLDFDAMLASLRGAKAGDVVLFHGCCHNPTGIDPTSEQWAQLAELSKASGWLPLFDFAYQGFARGLEEDAEGLRIFAASHSELIAASSYSKNFGLYNERVGALTLVAADNGVADTAFSQVKYTIRANYSNPPAHGAAVVATILGNDTLRAIWEQELTDMRQRIHRMRQLFVNTLQEKGANRDFSFIIRQNGMFSFSGLNKDQVIRLREEFGVYAVNSGRVNVAGMTPDNMAALCEAIVAVL, from the coding sequence ATGTTTGAAAATATTAGTGCTGCACCCGCCGACCCTATTCTTGGCTTAGCCGATCTTTTCCGCGCTGACGATCGCCCAAATAAAATAAACCTTGGCATCGGCGTTTATAAAGATGAAACCGGCCAGACGCCGGTATTAACCAGCGTTAAAAAAGCCGAGCAGTATCTGCTGGAAAACGAAACCACTAAAAATTATCTCAGCATTGATGGCCTGGCCGATTTCGCGCGCTGTACGCAGGCGCTGCTGTTTGGTCAGGATAGCGCGATCATTAGCGAAAAGCGTGCCCGCACCGCGCAAACCCCAGGCGGCACCGGCGCGCTGCGTGTCGCTGCTGACTTCCTGGCGACGCAAACCGAAGCGAAACGCATCTGGATCAGCAACCCAAGCTGGCCCAACCATAAAAATGTGTTCAGCGCGGCAGGCCTTGAGGTCTGCGAATATCACTATTATGACGCTGAAAACCACCAGCTCGATTTCGACGCCATGCTGGCCAGCCTGCGCGGCGCCAAAGCGGGCGACGTGGTACTGTTCCACGGCTGCTGCCACAACCCGACCGGTATCGACCCAACGTCAGAGCAGTGGGCACAGCTGGCGGAGCTGTCGAAAGCGAGCGGCTGGCTGCCGCTGTTCGACTTTGCCTATCAGGGCTTCGCGCGCGGTCTGGAAGAGGATGCGGAAGGCCTGCGTATCTTCGCGGCCAGCCACAGCGAACTGATCGCCGCCAGTTCTTACTCGAAAAACTTCGGTCTCTATAATGAGCGCGTAGGTGCCCTGACGCTGGTGGCTGCCGATAATGGCGTGGCCGATACCGCTTTCAGCCAGGTGAAGTACACCATTCGCGCCAACTACTCTAACCCGCCGGCTCACGGCGCGGCCGTCGTTGCCACCATTCTCGGCAACGATACGCTGCGCGCTATCTGGGAGCAGGAGCTGACCGATATGCGTCAGCGCATTCATCGTATGCGTCAGCTGTTTGTAAATACGCTGCAAGAAAAAGGCGCGAACCGCGACTTCAGCTTTATTATTCGCCAGAACGGCATGTTTTCATTTAGCGGCCTGAATAAAGATCAGGTGATTCGCCTGCGTGAGGAGTTTGGCGTGTATGCGGTTAATTCCGGGCGCGTTAACGTGGCCGGTATGACGCCAGATAATATGGCGGCGTTGTGCGAAGCGATCGTCGCAGTACTCTGA